CCTTTTACTATTTTGTAAAATCGTATATAATGGATATAAATAATTATGTATACGTCAGGTGAAGAATGAAATATATTTTAGTAAGACACGTAGAAACCTTTGGAAACGCCGAACACCGCCTCAACGGCCATACCGAATCCGACTATACGGCCTTCGGGGCCAGGATGAAGGAAATGCTGGTGGATAAGCTGGTCGCTCTGAACGAAAAAATTCCCTTTGATGAAATTTATGTGAGCCCCATTTCAAGGGCGTATAAAATTGGAGAGGCAGTGGCAGAGCGCCTGGACAGGCCTTTTACACCAGACGACCGTCTTAAGGAATTTAACTTTGGTATTTTTGACGGGTTGACCGCCGACGAGGCCATGGCCCTGGACAAAAAAATGTGGGATGCCTGGATGGATGACTACAACCACGTCACCCTGCCCGGGGGCGAAAACTATACCGATTACCACAACCGCATGAGTGCTTTTCTGGCTGAACACGCTGAGGCTCACGCGGATAAAAATGTGCTTATTGTGGCCCATGGCGGTACGGTGCACAGTCTGCTGGTCAACCTGCTGGATCTGCCTCTTCAGTCGAAATGGCATTTTAACATCAGGCTTGGCAGCATTACCGTGGTGGACTGCCCAGAGGGTTTTGGCATGCTGGAGGCGCTTTACACACCCGATTATGACAGTATTAAACTAAATCCGTAAAATATCAGGAGGTTCATTTGGAAGAAATCACAAAGGACATTATGATTGAATCGCCGGAGACTATGTCAAAGGTTTTTGGCAAATATGACGAAAATATCAAGCTCATTGAGGAGCACTTAAAGGTCGACGTCATGGTGCGCGACGGCGCACTCAAAATCTGCGGCGAAGGCAGGCGGGTGGATGCGGCGGTAAGGATCATCGAGGAAATGATCCGCACCATCGTGGGCCAGGGCGGCATTACAAAGGATAATACCGAGTATATCCTCACGCTCCAGTCCAAGGGGCTGGAGCGTGAATACAGCGCCCTGAACGATGACATCATCTGCTACACCATGCGAGGCAAGCCCATCCGAAGCAAAACCCTGGGCCAGAAGCGTTATATCGACGCCATCCGCCATAACGACATTGTTTTTGGCATTGGCCCGGCAGGTACAGGCAAAACCTATCTGGCCATGGCCATGGCTATCACTGCTTTTAAAAACGGCGAGGTAGATCGTCTGATTCTGACCCGTCCGGCGGTGGAAGCCGGTGAAAAGCTGGGTTTTCTGCCAGGCGATTTGCAGGACAAGGTCGACCCCTATCTGCGGCCGCTGTACGATGCGCTGTTTGAAATCATGGGGGCCGAAGCCTTTGAAAAGAATATGGAAAAGGGGCTCATCGAGGTGGCGCCGCTGGCCTACATGCGTGGGCGTACACTTGAAAATGCCTATATTATACTGGATGAAGCTCAGAACACTACGCCAGAGCAGATGAAAATGTTCCTGACCCGCTTTGGCCAGGGCTCTAAAATCGTGGTGACCGGGGATATTACCCAGATCGACCTGCCCGGCGGCAAACGTTCCGGCCTTAAGGAGGTCCGTAAGATTCTGCGCGGCATTCAGGACATTGCCTTTATCGAGTTCTCACAGGACGATGTGGTGCGCCACCGTCTGGTTCAGCGTATTATCGAGGCCTATGACCGGAACGACAAGGCGAAGGAGAAAAAGCTCACGCTTGAGCTGGCTGAAAAGCCAAATTAAAATCATCAGGGCGTTAAGAAGAAGGAGAGAAAAAATTGCCATTAGAACTTAATTTGGAAATTGACAATCGGAGTGAGGTCGAGCTTGACGCATCGGTCTACGAAAAGGTTGAGGAGTACATTTTAATCACGCTTCAGCAGGAGAATGTCCTGGTGCCCTGCGAGATTAGCTTTTCGCTGGTCGTGCCTGAGGAAATTAAGGAGCTTAACACTGAGTATCGGGGCATCGACAAGGAAACTGATGTGCTGTCCTTCCCCATGCTGGAATTCCCGGAGGATGAGGATATGATCACTTATGAGACTGGGATACCGGTCATGCTGGGGGACATCGTCATCTCAACCACACGGGCGGCAGAGCAGGCGGAGGAGTATGGGCACAGTCTGGAGCGTGAGATCTGCTACCTGAGTGTGCACAGCGTGCTGCACCTGTTAGGCTATGACCACATGGAAGAAGACGAAAAAAGAGTGATGCGCGCCCGCGAAAAAGCCATTATGGGCGACGACTGACCGTTTTTCAGTTAAGGGGGAGAGAAAAATGCGCCGACGTTTAACAAGCAGTTTTGGGTACGCATTTGAGGGTATTAAATATGTATTAAAAACGCAGCCCAATATGAAGATACACAGTGTCATCGGCCTGTTTGCCATACTGGCTGGCTTCTTTTTCAAAATATCGGAGACCGAGTGGCTGGCCATTGTCATTGTGATCGGCTTTGTGCTTATTTTAGAGGTGGTCAACACTGCGGTCGAGACGCTGGTAGACCTCTACACCGAGGAATACCACCACCTGGCCAAGGTCTCCAAAGATACGGCCGCCGGCGCGGTACTGCTCATGGCTATTGTGTCTGTGGTAGTGGGGCTGATCATTTTTCTGCCAAAGATCTGGACCATGATCGCGCCACTTATCTTTAAGTAAAACAAAAGTAAAGGAAAATTTATGCAGGAAACGAAAAGTACAGAACAACCATTTAAATCAGGCTTTATCAGCATTATCGGCCGTCCCAACGTGGGAAAGTCCACGCTGCTTAACAGCATCATGGGCGAAAAGCTGGTGATCACGGCTAACAAGCCTCAGACCACGAGAAACGCCATCCGCTGTATCCACACCGACGCGGACAGCCAGATGGTTTTTATCGACACACCGGGCATGCACAAGCCCAAGAACAAGCTTGGGGATTTTATGCTCAAGTCCGCTGAAGACACCATCTCCGACGTGGACGTGGTGCTCTTTTTGGTGGAGCCTGAAGACAGGATCGGCCCGGGAGACCAGTACATTCTGGATAAGCTCGCGGGCAGCCGGACACCGGTGATCCTGATCATTAACAAGATCGACACCGTGCCCAAGGAAGAACTGCTTAAGACCATTGCGGCCTATCAGGGCTATACCTTCCTGGACAGCATTATTCCTGTCTCGGCCTGGAATGGCGATGGGGTACAGGCGCTTCTGGCGGCCATTAAAAAGCATCTGGAGCCAGGTCCCATGTACTTTCCGCCGGATATGGTGGTGGATCAGTCCGAGCGCTTTATTGTGGGTGAGCTGATCCGCGAAAAGGTTCTGCATCTGCTCAAGGATGAGGTGCCCCACGGTGTGGCGGTTGAGGTTACAAAAATGAAGGCGCGTGAGGATAAGAACATTGTCGACATCGACGCTACCATTTTCTGTGAGCGCAAAACCCACAAGGGGATTCTGATCGGAAAGCAGGGCTCCATGCTCAAAAAAATCGGAACCTACGCCCGAAAGGATATTGAATTCTTTTTAAAAACCCCGGTCAACCTTCAGCTCTGGGTCAAGGTAAGGGCAGACTGGCGCGAGAAAACCTACGACCTTAAGGATCTGGGATATACCGAGTAGCCTATGGCACTGGTAAAGACGAAAGGCATTGTGATCCGCGAGCAACCCTTTCAGGAGCAGGACAAGATTCTTACCCTTTTTACCGAGGAAGAGGGAAAGGTTAAGGCCATCGCCAAGGGGGTAAGGCGGAACCGCAGCCCGCTGGTGGCAGCGACCCAGCTCTTTGCCTACAGCGAGTTTGTCTACTATCCCGGCAAAAATTTTGCAAATATCAATCAGGCCAGCCTCATACAGTCCTTTTATCCGCTGCGCAACGATCTGATAAAGATGTCGCTGGCTTCC
This region of Eubacterium sp. 1001713B170207_170306_E7 genomic DNA includes:
- a CDS encoding PhoH family protein, with the translated sequence MEEITKDIMIESPETMSKVFGKYDENIKLIEEHLKVDVMVRDGALKICGEGRRVDAAVRIIEEMIRTIVGQGGITKDNTEYILTLQSKGLEREYSALNDDIICYTMRGKPIRSKTLGQKRYIDAIRHNDIVFGIGPAGTGKTYLAMAMAITAFKNGEVDRLILTRPAVEAGEKLGFLPGDLQDKVDPYLRPLYDALFEIMGAEAFEKNMEKGLIEVAPLAYMRGRTLENAYIILDEAQNTTPEQMKMFLTRFGQGSKIVVTGDITQIDLPGGKRSGLKEVRKILRGIQDIAFIEFSQDDVVRHRLVQRIIEAYDRNDKAKEKKLTLELAEKPN
- a CDS encoding histidine phosphatase family protein: MKYILVRHVETFGNAEHRLNGHTESDYTAFGARMKEMLVDKLVALNEKIPFDEIYVSPISRAYKIGEAVAERLDRPFTPDDRLKEFNFGIFDGLTADEAMALDKKMWDAWMDDYNHVTLPGGENYTDYHNRMSAFLAEHAEAHADKNVLIVAHGGTVHSLLVNLLDLPLQSKWHFNIRLGSITVVDCPEGFGMLEALYTPDYDSIKLNP
- the ybeY gene encoding rRNA maturation RNase YbeY, whose product is MPLELNLEIDNRSEVELDASVYEKVEEYILITLQQENVLVPCEISFSLVVPEEIKELNTEYRGIDKETDVLSFPMLEFPEDEDMITYETGIPVMLGDIVISTTRAAEQAEEYGHSLEREICYLSVHSVLHLLGYDHMEEDEKRVMRAREKAIMGDD
- the era gene encoding GTPase Era, with protein sequence MQETKSTEQPFKSGFISIIGRPNVGKSTLLNSIMGEKLVITANKPQTTRNAIRCIHTDADSQMVFIDTPGMHKPKNKLGDFMLKSAEDTISDVDVVLFLVEPEDRIGPGDQYILDKLAGSRTPVILIINKIDTVPKEELLKTIAAYQGYTFLDSIIPVSAWNGDGVQALLAAIKKHLEPGPMYFPPDMVVDQSERFIVGELIREKVLHLLKDEVPHGVAVEVTKMKAREDKNIVDIDATIFCERKTHKGILIGKQGSMLKKIGTYARKDIEFFLKTPVNLQLWVKVRADWREKTYDLKDLGYTE
- a CDS encoding diacylglycerol kinase family protein; translated protein: MRRRLTSSFGYAFEGIKYVLKTQPNMKIHSVIGLFAILAGFFFKISETEWLAIVIVIGFVLILEVVNTAVETLVDLYTEEYHHLAKVSKDTAAGAVLLMAIVSVVVGLIIFLPKIWTMIAPLIFK